From one Polynucleobacter sp. UK-FUSCHL-C3 genomic stretch:
- a CDS encoding phasin family protein translates to MNLTPEQIAAVQKANLETLAGLTNQAIKSVEKLVELNMQITKNSLSESMSNAKKTLEVRDLQQLIAQQAEMVQPMAEKMMAYGRDLYEIAQDNTAAFAKTAEAEMAAGQKKLHAMIDDWTKNAPAGSDAAVQMMKQAIAAANNSYETSQKAIKHAVEVAQSNVHNAVDTVTKAATKASKASKK, encoded by the coding sequence ATGAACTTAACCCCAGAGCAAATCGCTGCTGTACAAAAAGCTAATTTAGAGACCTTGGCAGGTTTAACCAACCAAGCAATCAAAAGCGTTGAGAAATTAGTCGAACTCAATATGCAAATTACTAAGAACAGCCTCAGTGAGAGCATGAGTAATGCCAAAAAGACCCTTGAAGTTCGTGATCTGCAGCAATTGATTGCACAACAAGCAGAGATGGTTCAACCCATGGCTGAGAAGATGATGGCCTATGGACGTGATCTGTATGAGATCGCCCAAGACAATACGGCTGCATTTGCTAAGACTGCTGAAGCTGAAATGGCAGCAGGTCAGAAGAAGCTCCATGCGATGATTGATGACTGGACCAAAAATGCACCAGCCGGTTCTGATGCTGCTGTTCAAATGATGAAACAAGCCATTGCTGCAGCAAACAATAGCTACGAAACAAGCCAAAAGGCAATTAAGCATGCTGTAGAAGTTGCCCAAAGCAATGTACACAACGCTGTTGATACAGTTACCAAAGCTGCTACCAAGGCATCAAAGGCTTCGAAGAAGTAA
- a CDS encoding histone deacetylase: protein MKAFYSDHFVLPLPEGHRFPMAKYKMLRDSVEGLPNLELVEAPCATDSELLLAHDPSYIQEVLHGTLSEAQQKEIGFPWSPKMVERSRRSAGATIAACKAALEEGISANLAGGTHHAYRNKGSGFCVFNDAAIAARVLLKDSRAKAGGIRKIGILDLDVHQGDGTAAILQHDSAVITVSVHGEKNYPFAKEVSDLDIALADGSTDSVYMQALEQALIFLSEQKIDFLIYLAGADPYYEDRLGRLQISQEGMALRDYKVLEFASTQGIAMALAMAGGYANPIEKTVQIHAQTIGLALAHQHTIATSLLKR from the coding sequence TTGAAAGCCTTCTACAGCGACCACTTTGTATTGCCATTACCCGAGGGTCATCGATTCCCGATGGCGAAGTACAAAATGTTGCGCGACTCGGTAGAGGGCTTACCCAACCTAGAATTGGTAGAGGCTCCCTGCGCCACGGATTCTGAGCTCTTATTGGCACACGACCCCAGTTATATACAAGAGGTGCTCCATGGCACCTTGAGTGAGGCTCAGCAAAAAGAGATTGGTTTTCCTTGGAGCCCTAAGATGGTTGAGCGCTCGCGTCGCTCGGCTGGGGCAACGATTGCGGCGTGTAAAGCAGCACTTGAAGAGGGCATCTCTGCCAATTTGGCCGGCGGCACCCATCATGCATATCGCAATAAAGGCTCAGGCTTCTGTGTATTCAATGACGCTGCCATTGCAGCCCGAGTTCTTTTAAAAGACTCGCGCGCTAAAGCAGGGGGCATACGTAAGATTGGGATCTTAGATCTTGATGTGCACCAGGGCGATGGTACTGCTGCCATTTTGCAGCATGATTCTGCAGTGATTACGGTCTCTGTTCATGGAGAGAAGAACTACCCCTTTGCAAAAGAAGTAAGTGATCTTGATATTGCTCTAGCTGATGGCAGTACAGACTCGGTTTATATGCAGGCGCTTGAACAAGCTTTGATCTTCTTAAGTGAGCAAAAAATTGATTTCTTAATTTATCTAGCGGGAGCCGATCCCTATTACGAAGATCGTTTAGGTCGTTTGCAAATTAGCCAAGAGGGTATGGCACTACGCGATTACAAAGTATTGGAGTTTGCTAGCACGCAAGGAATTGCAATGGCATTAGCAATGGCAGGAGGGTATGCCAATCCGATTGAGAAAACCGTTCAGATCCATGCGCAGACAATTGGGCTCGCGCTTGCGCATCAGCATACAATTGCGACATCTTTATTGAAGCGATAA
- a CDS encoding DMT family transporter, producing the protein MSLASERFPLESLAAPIFVFIWSTGFIIARFGMPYMEPATFLFLRFTGVLIVMGIIILFWKPIWPNRSQTMHIAIAGALLQFGYVMGVWSAVRLGMTAGLVALIVGLQPILTAWSASWVAERVSYQQWFGLLLGIAGVGLVVAEKTSFMNIPLAAYIFALAAFFSITFGTLYQKKYCPQFDLRAGSMIQFSISTLLCLLVALLFETREIVWNAPVIGALLWGILPTSIGAISLLFILIRKGAATKVTSLLYLTPPTTALMAWLLFDEPLSLMMLAGLGLTMTAVILVNYQQNSSPKTQ; encoded by the coding sequence ATGAGTCTAGCGTCGGAGCGTTTCCCCCTTGAATCCCTAGCGGCGCCTATCTTTGTTTTTATCTGGAGCACGGGCTTTATCATCGCTCGCTTTGGTATGCCTTATATGGAGCCTGCCACTTTCTTGTTCTTGCGCTTTACCGGTGTACTCATTGTGATGGGCATCATCATCCTGTTCTGGAAACCCATTTGGCCAAATCGTTCACAAACGATGCATATTGCTATTGCCGGTGCGCTTCTACAGTTTGGCTATGTGATGGGTGTGTGGAGCGCGGTGCGTTTGGGAATGACCGCCGGTTTGGTTGCATTGATTGTGGGTCTACAGCCCATCCTAACCGCTTGGAGCGCCTCATGGGTAGCAGAGCGGGTGAGCTACCAACAGTGGTTTGGACTACTACTCGGAATCGCTGGTGTTGGTCTCGTCGTGGCCGAGAAAACAAGTTTTATGAACATCCCCTTGGCTGCTTATATCTTTGCACTCGCTGCCTTTTTCTCGATTACCTTTGGCACTCTCTATCAAAAAAAATACTGCCCCCAATTTGATTTGCGAGCAGGATCTATGATCCAGTTCTCTATATCAACGCTGTTATGCCTGCTGGTTGCACTTCTCTTTGAGACCCGCGAGATTGTCTGGAATGCGCCGGTGATTGGTGCCTTGCTTTGGGGCATCTTACCAACCTCGATCGGTGCCATTAGTTTGTTATTTATTCTGATTCGTAAGGGCGCCGCCACGAAAGTAACTAGTCTGCTTTATCTGACACCACCCACTACGGCACTAATGGCCTGGCTCTTGTTCGATGAGCCTTTGAGTCTCATGATGCTTGCCGGTCTGGGCTTGACCATGACCGCTGTGATCTTGGTCAACTACCAACAAAATAGTTCACCCAAAACCCAATAA
- a CDS encoding serine hydrolase, whose translation MPNLSDWQRRTQLPLRILILAALSITLCAIEPASAQSSPPPKNTQAKKQKSANPKQVRTTVNRPKGTSKKEVPDRPSFANAMGLRNQQDELSLKSSVAMVIDQQTKEVLFEKNPDVSLPIASITKLMTAMVVLDSNAPLDEILTITQAEVKIYAKSRLSLGTKLTREEALLLALMSSENRASQLLATNYPGGLSAFIEAMNHKAYALGMTQSSFTDPTGLLASNVSTGEDLARLLIASYNYKLIREFSVWPDMTMVINKRPQVFLNTNRLVRAGDMEIGLQKTGFISAAGRCLVMQAKVNGMPLLLVFLDSVGTQSRFADAVRVKDWIESYQSGEPKPIRRLTM comes from the coding sequence GTGCCAAATTTATCTGATTGGCAGAGAAGGACCCAACTCCCCCTCCGTATTTTGATCTTGGCTGCATTGTCTATTACTCTGTGTGCCATTGAGCCAGCCTCAGCGCAATCTTCACCACCCCCCAAAAACACGCAGGCCAAGAAACAAAAGTCGGCCAATCCGAAGCAGGTTCGTACCACCGTTAATCGTCCTAAAGGAACGAGCAAAAAAGAGGTTCCAGATCGTCCATCGTTTGCCAACGCAATGGGTTTGCGTAATCAACAGGATGAGCTCAGTCTGAAGTCAAGTGTGGCGATGGTGATTGATCAACAGACCAAAGAGGTTTTGTTTGAGAAGAACCCCGATGTGAGTTTGCCGATTGCCTCAATCACTAAATTAATGACCGCCATGGTGGTGCTTGACTCTAATGCACCGCTCGATGAGATCTTAACGATCACCCAGGCCGAGGTCAAAATTTATGCGAAGTCGCGTTTATCTCTCGGCACTAAACTAACTCGAGAGGAAGCGCTCTTATTAGCTCTTATGTCGTCTGAGAATCGTGCTTCACAGCTACTTGCTACTAATTATCCAGGCGGCTTATCCGCATTTATCGAGGCCATGAACCACAAGGCATATGCCTTAGGAATGACCCAATCGAGCTTTACAGACCCCACGGGATTATTGGCGAGTAATGTGTCTACCGGCGAGGACTTGGCCCGTCTGCTAATAGCTTCCTATAACTACAAATTAATCCGCGAGTTCTCAGTATGGCCAGACATGACCATGGTGATTAATAAAAGACCGCAGGTGTTCTTAAACACCAACCGCTTGGTGCGTGCTGGCGATATGGAAATTGGTTTACAGAAAACCGGCTTTATCAGTGCCGCCGGGCGTTGTTTGGTGATGCAGGCCAAGGTTAATGGAATGCCATTACTCCTCGTGTTCTTAGACTCCGTGGGAACGCAATCGCGTTTTGCAGACGCAGTGCGCGTTAAGGATTGGATTGAGAGCTATCAGTCTGGTGAGCCTAAGCCCATTCGTCGTCTGACGATGTAA
- a CDS encoding IclR family transcriptional regulator: MDSKANKNSGEAGKTAIQVVERMMNLLDCLADHEESSSLKLLSQQTGLHPSTAHRILNDMVACRLVERGDGGTYKLGLRLLELGNLVKERLSVREAAQLPMRVLHKLTGETVNLSVRQGDEIVYVDRAYSERSGMQVVRAIGGRAPLHLTSVGKLFLAADDPNQVRAYATRTGLAGHTRNSITQIAKLESELSSVRHIGHSRDNEELELGVCCLAAGILDDSGKLVAGLSLSSPTDRMQADWLKALQDTALQISKGLGYKAPLAIPKK, from the coding sequence ATGGATAGCAAAGCAAATAAGAACTCTGGGGAAGCTGGCAAGACCGCCATTCAGGTGGTTGAGCGCATGATGAACTTACTCGATTGCTTGGCCGATCATGAAGAGTCCAGTAGTCTTAAATTACTGTCACAGCAAACTGGTTTGCACCCCTCTACTGCCCACCGCATCCTTAATGATATGGTCGCGTGCCGGCTCGTTGAGCGTGGCGATGGTGGTACCTATAAATTAGGCTTACGTCTTCTAGAGCTAGGTAATTTGGTCAAGGAGCGCTTATCCGTGCGTGAGGCTGCTCAATTGCCCATGCGGGTCTTGCATAAGCTCACTGGAGAAACCGTTAACCTCTCCGTTCGTCAAGGCGATGAAATCGTCTATGTTGATCGTGCCTATAGCGAACGCTCTGGGATGCAGGTAGTTCGTGCAATTGGTGGTCGCGCACCCTTGCACCTCACCTCGGTTGGTAAATTATTTTTAGCGGCTGATGACCCCAACCAGGTCCGCGCATACGCTACTCGTACGGGTCTTGCGGGTCATACGCGCAATAGCATCACGCAAATTGCAAAGCTGGAGAGTGAGTTATCTAGCGTGCGCCATATTGGGCATTCGCGTGATAACGAAGAACTTGAGCTAGGAGTGTGTTGTCTAGCAGCGGGTATTTTGGATGACTCTGGCAAATTAGTTGCGGGTCTCTCCTTAAGCTCACCCACAGATCGGATGCAGGCAGACTGGCTCAAGGCTTTACAAGATACTGCTTTGCAAATCTCCAAAGGTCTGGGCTACAAAGCTCCTCTGGCTATTCCCAAAAAATAG